Proteins encoded within one genomic window of Cyprinus carpio isolate SPL01 chromosome B22, ASM1834038v1, whole genome shotgun sequence:
- the LOC109047194 gene encoding uncharacterized protein LOC109047194, with protein MEAYFALTLFVFLFNGVAADDVISISVMQENSVALSSDVTKQQRDKMLWYFNDTLIALINGEPSKSCLYYGEGEIFRDRLKVDYATGSLTITNTSPEHSGRYEANFIQSKSSGTSQSLNRNGKCDSTKIIKKTSNIGDSVKTFSVSVTASLSDPVNINEELFNMEKEQESEENSERSLILVAVICAGAGFVLMLAVVGVGVMIYRRRSSNKEDRKINSSEHLLKVPI; from the exons atggaAGCCTACTTTGCACTTaccctgtttgtttttctttttaatg GTGTGGCTGCTGATGATGTGATATCAATCTCAGTTATGCAGGAAAATTCAGTTGCTTTGTCCTCTGATGTTACCAAACAACAACGTGACAAGATgctgtggtattttaatgacactctGATAGCTCTGATCAATGGAGAGCCCAGTAAAAGTTGTCTGTATTATGGTGAAGGTGAGATCTTCAGAGACAGACTAAAGGTGGACTATgcaactggatctctgaccatcacaaacaccagtcCTGAACACTCTGGGCGTTATGAAGCCAATTTCATCCAAAGCAAGAGCTCAGGAACCAGCCAAAGCTTGAACCGAAACGGCAAGTGTGACAgcacaaaaatcatcaaaaaaacgAGCAACATTGGCGACAgcgtaaaaacattcagtgtttctgtcactG CTTCTCTGTCTGATCCAGTCAACATCAATGAAGAATTGTTCAATATGGAGAAGGAGCAAGAGTCTGAAGAGA ATTCAGAACGGTCTTTAATTCTTGTAGCAGTAATATGTGCTGGTGCTGGTTTTGTTCTGATGCTGGCTGTAGTTGGTGTTGGTGTGATGATCTATCGCCGCAGGAGCTCTAATAAAG aagacaGAAAGATAAACTCATCTGAGCATCTGCTGAAAGTCCCAATATGA